Part of the Tenacibaculum sp. SZ-18 genome, ATTTCTCATCATTCATATCAACATCTTTTACAATTACTTGATTAATACTATAATTGAAAATGTCTAAAATAGTCTTCATATTTTCAAAAGCATTCATCATATTTTCCTTAAGCAATTGATAATCTCTGTGATAACCACTTGGTAGATTATTAGTAAGTAAGAGCATTTCTGTTTGTAAAGCTTGAATTTGATTACATTTTCCTCTAACCAATTCAAATACATCTGGATTTTTCTTGTGAGGCATTATGCTACTTCCGGTGGTTAATTCATCAGGGAATGTAATAAAGCCAAAATTCTGACTCATATACAAACAAATATCCATAGAAAATTTGCTCAAGGTATTCCCTAAGTTTCCTAAAGAATTAGCAATAATTCTTTCGTTTTTTCCTCTTGCCATTTGAGCGGCAATTACGTTATATTTTAACCCTGCAAATTCAAGTTCTTCCGTCGTCATATATCTATCAATAGGAAAAGAACTACCATAACCGGCAGCTGAGCCTAACGGATTTTGATCAACAATTTTAAGTGAGGATTTTAGTAATTCTATATCATCTAACAGCGTTTCTGCATACCCTGAAAACCATAAACCAAAAGAAGATGGCATTGCTACTTGTAAATGAGTATAACCTGGAAGTAACTTGTTCTTATATTGTTCAGCTAATGAAATAAGTGTGTTGAAAAGTGTTTTAACTTGTTCAATAATAGCTAATAATTCATTTTTATAATATAATTGTAAAGCCACTAAAACCTGATCATTTCTCGATCTTGCAGTATGAATTTTTTTACCAGTTTCTCCGAGTTTTTTAGTGAGTTCAAATTCAATTTTAGAATGAACATCTTCAAAATCTTGTTCTATGATAAATTCATTGTTTTCAATTTGTTGTAAAATCAAATTAAGTTCTTTAATCAGAGCTTCTGATTCTTCCGATGAAATAATACCTACAGATGCTAACATCTTTGCATGAGCTTTTGAAGCTATTACATCGTATTTTGCTATATGGATATCGATTTCTCTATCGTTTCCAACAGTAAAGTTTTCAATGGCTTTGTCCAAAGAAAATTCTTTTTTCCAAAGTTTCATTTGTTATATGTGTTAGTCATTACGAAAGTTTTAAACTTGAAGCAATCTTTAGATTCCTTCATTCATTCTTCATATAGAATGACGTTAATTTACTTTATTACTCGTTCTAAAATTTTGATATAAATATCAATTCCTTCTTTAATTTCATCCATATAAATGAATTCATCAGCAGTATGTGAACGCGTACTATCTCCCGGGCCTAATTTTACAGATTGACAACTTAATACCGATTGATCCGAAAGGGTAGGAGAACCATATGTTGTTCTACCAATTGCTATTCCAGCTTTAATCAATGGATGATTCTTGTCTATTGATGATGAATTTAATCGTAAACTCCTAGGCTTCATTTCACAAGGAGCCTCTTTTTCTAGAATGTCAGCGATTTCTTGATTAGAATATTTATCGTTTACTCTAACATCTATAACTAAATCAACTGCGGAAGGAACTGCATTGTGTTGTTTTCCAGCATTAATTTGAGTAACTGTCATTTTAACATCACCTAAAACTTCTGAAGTTTTATCAAACTGATATTTTTTGAACCATTCTAAAACTTCAATAGTATTGTAAATTGGATTATCAGAATTTGGATGAGCAGCATGACTAGGAGTTCCATTAACTTTTCCATCAAAAACGATTAATCCTTTTTCTGCAATAGCGAGTTGCATTTGCGTTGGCTCACCAACTATTGCAACATCAATCTTAGGAATAATTGATAACATACTATTTAAACCATCTGGCCCGCTACTTTCTTCTTCGGCAGAACCAACAAACACTAAATTGTATTTTAAATTTTCTTGATGATAGAAATAACTAAACGTCGCCAAAAGAGCAACTAAACATCCTCCAGCATCATTACTTCCTAATCCATATAATTTTCCATCTTCAACAATGGCTTTAAAAGGATCCTTAGTATATCCATTATTTGGATACACCGTATCATGATGCGAGTTTAAAAGAATTGTGGGTTTACTTTCATCAAAGTATTTATTTACTGCCCAAACATTATTCTTACTTCTGTTATATTCAATATTATGAATAGTACACCAATAGGCTAATAAATCACCTGTTTTATCTTCTTTCGAAGAAAATGAAGGAATCTCTATGAGTTTCTTCAGTAAATCAATAGCACTATAGGTAAGTTCTTTCTGTGTCATTATTGTTGAAATGTTGTACATTTTATATCCTGTTCAAAAGGCATTTTATTGTTTCCAATATGTACAGTTGCTACTCCTTTTTGTATGGATTGTAAGCAATTGTGTATTTTTGGTAACATTCCGTCATGTATAATACCTTCTTTTTTTAATTGTTCAAATTTTTGATTGTTAATGTGTTCGATAACCGAATCATCGTCTTCAATACTTTTTAAAACTCCATTTTTCTCAAAGCAGTAATAAAGAGAAACTTTATAGTCTTTGGATAGAGCAATAGCCAATTCCGATGCAATGGTGTCTGCATTTGTATTTAATAACTGTCCGTTTTTATTATGAGTAATTGCACAAAAAATAGGTGAAATATCGTTTTGTAATAAAATAGTAATTGTTTGCGTGTTTACATGAGTGACATCACCTGCAAAACCATAATCAATATCTTTAACTGGACGTTTAATCGCAACTATACTGTTTCCATCAGCACCCGAAAAACCAACTGAATTTGAATTTCTTGCTTGTAATTGAGCAACGATGTTTTTATTGATTTTTCCACCATAAACCATTGTGATTATGTCCAATGTTTCGTTATCTGTAATCCGCCTACCATTTATCATTTTAGGTTCAATTCCCATTTTAATGGAAAGTTCGGAGGCTGATTTTCCTCCTCCATGAACCAATAGTTTTGGTGAATTGAGTTTAGCAAAGTCATCCAAAAATTCGTTCAAGAGAATTTTATTGTTGATGATATTTCCACCAATTTTTATAATTTTTAGAGACTTCATATTATAAGTTTTCAAGAATGTTTTTCAGAACTACTTGTGCTGCGTAAGTTCTATTATTCGCTTGATCAATAACAATTGAGTTTTCTGAATCTAAGACAGCATCCTCAACAACCACATTTCTTCTTACAG contains:
- the argH gene encoding argininosuccinate lyase; this encodes MKLWKKEFSLDKAIENFTVGNDREIDIHIAKYDVIASKAHAKMLASVGIISSEESEALIKELNLILQQIENNEFIIEQDFEDVHSKIEFELTKKLGETGKKIHTARSRNDQVLVALQLYYKNELLAIIEQVKTLFNTLISLAEQYKNKLLPGYTHLQVAMPSSFGLWFSGYAETLLDDIELLKSSLKIVDQNPLGSAAGYGSSFPIDRYMTTEELEFAGLKYNVIAAQMARGKNERIIANSLGNLGNTLSKFSMDICLYMSQNFGFITFPDELTTGSSIMPHKKNPDVFELVRGKCNQIQALQTEMLLLTNNLPSGYHRDYQLLKENMMNAFENMKTILDIFNYSINQVIVKDVDMNDEKYKYLYTVDNINTLVTNGMTFRDAYLKVSSEVENGTYVPDASEDHSHIGSIHNLSLDKIKKKLAAKF
- a CDS encoding M20 family metallo-hydrolase; amino-acid sequence: MTQKELTYSAIDLLKKLIEIPSFSSKEDKTGDLLAYWCTIHNIEYNRSKNNVWAVNKYFDESKPTILLNSHHDTVYPNNGYTKDPFKAIVEDGKLYGLGSNDAGGCLVALLATFSYFYHQENLKYNLVFVGSAEEESSGPDGLNSMLSIIPKIDVAIVGEPTQMQLAIAEKGLIVFDGKVNGTPSHAAHPNSDNPIYNTIEVLEWFKKYQFDKTSEVLGDVKMTVTQINAGKQHNAVPSAVDLVIDVRVNDKYSNQEIADILEKEAPCEMKPRSLRLNSSSIDKNHPLIKAGIAIGRTTYGSPTLSDQSVLSCQSVKLGPGDSTRSHTADEFIYMDEIKEGIDIYIKILERVIK
- the argB gene encoding acetylglutamate kinase, with the protein product MKSLKIIKIGGNIINNKILLNEFLDDFAKLNSPKLLVHGGGKSASELSIKMGIEPKMINGRRITDNETLDIITMVYGGKINKNIVAQLQARNSNSVGFSGADGNSIVAIKRPVKDIDYGFAGDVTHVNTQTITILLQNDISPIFCAITHNKNGQLLNTNADTIASELAIALSKDYKVSLYYCFEKNGVLKSIEDDDSVIEHINNQKFEQLKKEGIIHDGMLPKIHNCLQSIQKGVATVHIGNNKMPFEQDIKCTTFQQ